The Amycolatopsis sp. DG1A-15b genome contains the following window.
AGCAGGGTCTGCCGTTCGTCGGCTTTGGCGCCGGTCAGCGCGTAGGCGATCGGTAATCCGCCCAGTGTGCAGACCAGGTGCAGACGCAGGCCCCAGAAGAACCGGGAGTGGCTGGAGCAGTAGCCGAACTGTGCCCATCCGGCCAGGTCCGAGCGTTTCGAGGTCTCCCGGGACCGTCCGCACTCGACCGGGGTGGAGTCGACCAGCCACACGTCATCGGTCCATAACGACGTGTCGGAGGCAAGGATCCGGATGACCGATCGGATCAGTGCCGCGGCCCGCCGTAGCCGCTTGTTGTAGCCGGGTTGCAGTGGCAGATAGCGGAACAGGTGGCCCAGATGTGCTCGTGCGTGTCGCAGCCAGCGGGCTTCGGAGGTGAACCCGAGCAGCGCCTGCATCACCGCCAGGGTGACCAGTTCGGCGTCGGTGAGCCGGGGCTGGATCCCAATCTTCGGCCGCCATGGCGCGAGTTCAGGTGCCGCTTCCAGCAGATCGTCGGTTCTGACATAGAGTGCGGTCGCGAGGGTGTCCACGTCATTCGTCACACAATGATCATGGACACCTTCGCCCATGCCCGGATCTGGGCCTACCCCTTGGAATCAACCATCTAGCCGCTAGACGCGCGTGCCGTTGTCGAGCTCGGCCACCACGGCGAGGTCGTCGTCGGCCAGCTCGAAGTCGAAGATCCCGAAGTTCTCGCGGATCCGGGTGGTGGTGGCCGACGCCGCCACCGCGACCGTGCCGTTCTGCAGGTGCCACCGGAGCACGATCTGGGCCGGGGTCTTGCCGTACTTGGCGGCCAGCGCGGTGACCGTCTCGTCCGACAGCAGCGCGGCGTTCGCGGCCGGGCTGGCGGCGGCCGTGACGATGCCGCGCTCGCCGTGGAACTCGCGCAGGGCGAGCTGCTGCAGCCACGGGTGCAGCTCGACCTGGTTCACCACCGGTACCGAGCCGGTCGCGTCGATGAGCCGGCTCAGCTCGGACACCCCGAACCCGGCGACGCCGACCGCGCGGACCCGCCCGTCGGCGCGCAGCCGGCTCAGCGCGCGCCAGGTGTCGGTGAACGCGCCCTGCGTGCCGTCCAGCAGGCACAGGTCGGCCCGCTCGAGCCGGAGCGCCTCCAGCGCCTGGTCGGCGGCCCGGCGGGCGGTGTCATAGCCCTGGGCGGGCACGTGGACGCTGACGAAGAGGTCCTCGCGGGGCACCTCGGCCGCGGCGAGCACCGCACCCACCGCCGTCTCGGTGCCCGGGGCCGTGTCGATGCCGCGGTAACCGGTGTCGAGGGCGATGCGGACGGCCCGGCCGGTTTCGGCCGGGGACAGGCCGGCGACACCGAACAGCAGCTGGGGGATGCGGACTCCGACGGACAGGGCGAGCGAAGGCGGGACGGCCATCAACCGGTGATCCTCACTTCGGATGCTGCGCGGACCCCCATCATCCCACCCGGGCGGCCCGCTCGCGCAGATACGCCGCCGTCGCCGGGTCGGCCGGGAAGAACGACTCGATCACCAGTTCCGCCACGGTGACGTCCAGCGGGGTGCCGAACGTCGCGACCGTGCTGAAGAACGTGAGGTCGGTGCCGTCGTGGCGGAATTCGAGCGGCACGAAGATGTCACCCGGGCCGGGGACCTCCACCTCGGGCACGGGCTGGTCGCAGGGGTACCCGCGCAGCTCGTCCAAGAGCTCGGCGAGGCCCGCGTCCGCGGTCTGGGTCACCTGCCGCCGCAGCCGGCCGAGCAGGTGGGCGCGCCACTCCCCCAGGTTGCGGATGTGCGGGGCCATGCCGTCGGGGTGCAGCGTCGCGCGCAGGACGTTGGTGGTCAGCCCGGCCGGGATCCCGGCGACGAAGAGGCCGGTGGCGGCGTTGGCGTCGACGAGGTCCCAGTTCCGGTCGACGACGGCCGCCGGGTACGGCTCGTGGCCGGACAGGAGCTGCCGCACGGCCCGGCGGACGGCGTCCATCCCGGGGTCCCCCAGCGCGCTCTCGGTGTACGCGGGGGCGTAGCCGGCGGCGAGCAGCAGCCGATTGCGCTCCCGCAGCGGGACGTCGAGGTGCTCCCCGAGCCGCAGCACCATGTCCCGGCTCGGCTTGGAGCGCCCGGTTTCCACGAAGCTGAGGTGGCGGGTGGAGATGTCCGCCGAGATCGCCAGGTCGAGCTGGCTGATCCGGCGCCGGTCCCGCCATTCCCGCAGCAGCTCCCCGACGGGCCGCTGCCGCGTCTGCACCATAGTCGTCACGCGAGCGACGCTACGGCGATCACGGAGCCGCTGCCATTACCCCCGGGGTAATGGCACCGCATTACCTCTCGCGTAATCGACGGGCCACCGCTCGTCCGCCAAAGTCGGTCTCAGCGCAGGACGACGGCGAATCCGTTGTCCCCCAAGGAAAGGAACCACCCATGACCGACGTCCGCACCATCGTCGAGCAGTACATCGCCGTCTGGAACGAGACCGACGCGGGCAAGCGGCGCGCCCTCGTGGCCGACGTCTTCACCGCCGAAGCCGGCTACACCGACCCGCTCGGCGCCGTCACCGGCCACGACGGGATCGACCAGTTCGTCGCCGGGGCGCAGCAGCAGTTCGGCGGGCTCACCTTCAGCCTGCCGGCCGACCCCGACGCCCACCACGACCTCGCGCGCTTCCAGTGGCACCTCGGCACCCCCGGCGCCGAGCCGGTCGCCATCGGCTTCGACGTCGTCGAACTCGAAGACGGGAAGATCGCCAAGGTGCACGGGTTCCTGGACAAGCTGCCCGGCTGAAAACCGTGGGGGGCTCCCCGGCGGGAGCCCCCCACGACCGCTAGGCCTTCAGCGCGCCCCGCCAGCGGACGGTCGGGCGGAGCTTCTCCGGGTTCACCCGGTGCTTGTTGGCGCCCACGATGTCGAACATCGACTCGATGAGCGTGTCCGAAAGCAGGTGCGGCTGAAGCCCGAGCCCGACCAGCCCGGTGTGCTTCACGTTGTAGTAGTGCTCCGGCGCCTCGGTGCGCGGGTTCTCCAGCTGCTCGATCTGCACCGGGCCGGGGAACCGGTCGGCGACCAGCTCGGCGATGTCCGCCACGGACATGCTTTCGGTCATCTGGTTGAACACGCGGAACTCCCCCGGCGCGGCCGGGTGCTCGACGGCCAGCCGGATGCACTCGACGGTGTCGCGGATGTCGATCAGGCCGCGGGTCTGCGCGCCCTTGCCGTACACCGTCAGCGGCTGGCCCAGCACGGCCTGGATGACGAACCGGTTGAGCACCGTGCCGAACACCGCGTCGTAGTCGAAGCGGGTCGCCAGCTTCGGGTCCAGCGCCGTCTGCGGTGTCTGCTGGCCGTACACGATGCCCTGGTTGAGGTCCGTGGCGCGCAGGCCCCACGCGCGGCAGGTGAATTCGATGTTGTGGGAATCGTGGACCTTGGTCAGGTGGTAGAAGGAACCCGGCCGTTTCGGGAACAGCACGCGGTCGGAGCGGCCGTTGTGCTCGAGCTCCAGCCAGCCTTCTTCGATGTCGATGTTCGGCGTGCCGTATTCGCCCATCGTGCCCAGTTTGACCAGGTGGATCGCCGGGTCGATCTCGGCGATCGCGTAGAGCAGGTTCAGCGTCCCGACGACATTGTTGTGCTGGGTGTAGACCGCGTGTTCGCGGTCGATCATGGAATACGGTGCCGACCGTTGCTCGGCGTAGTGGACGACGGCGTCCGGCGCGAAGTCACGCACCGCTCCGAACAGGAACTCCGCGTCGAGGAGGTCACCTTCGTAGCTGGTGATCGCCCGGCCCGAGACCTCGCGCCAGGTGGCGATGCGGTCGGCGAGGGATTCGATCGGAACCAGGCTTTCGACACCGAGTTCGGCGTCGTAGCCGCGCCGCGCGAAATTGTCGAGAACGGCCACCTCGTGACCTTTGTCCGATAAGTGCAACGCGGTCGGCCAGCCCAGATATCCGTCACCGCCGAGAACCAGCACACGCATTGTGCCGCCCTTCCTGCTCGTTTACGCCACACGAACGCTATAGATCACGTGCTGATGAAGACCTGGCAATGAGCTGTGAATCTCCTATGCGTAGGGGGGTCGGACGGCGGCGCGGCCGGCCCGCGGGGAGGATGGAGGCATGACGACCGTAACCAACGGCGTGCGGCCCCGCACAGCGGAGAAGACCCGCCGCCGCGGCTGGGCCCGGCTGGCACGCGCCGCCACGACGTCCGTCGCGGCCACGGTCCTCAGCCAGGTCGTCCTGCTGGCCGTCCTCGCCGCCGGCGGGGTCCCGGCGCTGGCGAGCACGCTGGCCTGGGCGGCCGGGGCGGTGCTGAACTTCCTGGTCACGCGGCGCTGGGTGTGGGGCCGCACCGGGCGGCCGCGCGTCCGGCGCGAGCTGCTGCCCTACCTCGCGGTGATCGGGCTCGGCGGGCTGGCGTCGATCGGCCTGACCACCCTCGCCGGCTCGCTGCTGACCCCGCTGGGCCTGCCGCACTTCTGGTGGGTCGTGCTCGTCGACGGGGCGTACGTCGCCAGCTACGCGCTGGTGTTCGCCGTCAAGTTCACGCTGCTCGACCGGTTCGTGTTCGGCCGCGGCGCAGCACGTACCCCCGCCACCACGTCCCGGTCATGACCCGGGCGTAGTTGGCGCCGTAGACCAGGCTGCCACCCTTCTTGCTCTTGCCCGCCTTGCGCAGCCGCATGCTCATCGGCAGCTCGACGACGCGGGCGCCGCGGGCGGTGACGCCGAGCAGCAGCTCCGACGACTGGTACTGCGGCTCGCGCAGCGGGACCGAGCAGGCCAGCTCCGCCCGCATCGCGCGGAAGCCGAACGACGTGTCGGTGATCCGCCGCCCGGTCAGCACCGACGCCAGCACCGCGAACACCCGCACGCCGAGCCACCGGACGCGGCTGTCGGCTTCCTCGTGCCCGAGCCGCCGGGACCCGGTGACGAAGTCCGCGGTGCCGTCGACGACCGGACGCACCAGTGTTTCGAGTTCGCTGTTGTCGTACTGGCCGTCGGCATCGGTCGTCACGATGTACTCGGCCCCGGCGTCCGCCGCGAGGTGGTAGCCCAGCCGCAGCGCGGCGCCCTGGCCGCGGTTGCGGGGCGCGACGCACACGTACGCGCCGTGCGCCTCGGCGATCGCGGCCGTGTCATCGGTCCCGCCGTCGACGACGACGAGGACGTCCACCCGCATGCCGAGGCACTCGTCC
Protein-coding sequences here:
- a CDS encoding IS982 family transposase; this translates as MTNDVDTLATALYVRTDDLLEAAPELAPWRPKIGIQPRLTDAELVTLAVMQALLGFTSEARWLRHARAHLGHLFRYLPLQPGYNKRLRRAAALIRSVIRILASDTSLWTDDVWLVDSTPVECGRSRETSKRSDLAGWAQFGYCSSHSRFFWGLRLHLVCTLGGLPIAYALTGAKADERQTLLGMLEADPALVSERPGQTVIADRHYYGRDFEHALRTAGLVLLRQARKGEAPRPGARLFKPLRQTIESINQTFKAQLDLERRGGRTPAGVIVRVLQRILALTAAIWHNDKTGQPIKRSLTPYDH
- a CDS encoding helix-turn-helix transcriptional regulator: MVQTRQRPVGELLREWRDRRRISQLDLAISADISTRHLSFVETGRSKPSRDMVLRLGEHLDVPLRERNRLLLAAGYAPAYTESALGDPGMDAVRRAVRQLLSGHEPYPAAVVDRNWDLVDANAATGLFVAGIPAGLTTNVLRATLHPDGMAPHIRNLGEWRAHLLGRLRRQVTQTADAGLAELLDELRGYPCDQPVPEVEVPGPGDIFVPLEFRHDGTDLTFFSTVATFGTPLDVTVAELVIESFFPADPATAAYLRERAARVG
- a CDS encoding GtrA family protein; its protein translation is MTTVTNGVRPRTAEKTRRRGWARLARAATTSVAATVLSQVVLLAVLAAGGVPALASTLAWAAGAVLNFLVTRRWVWGRTGRPRVRRELLPYLAVIGLGGLASIGLTTLAGSLLTPLGLPHFWWVVLVDGAYVASYALVFAVKFTLLDRFVFGRGAARTPATTSRS
- a CDS encoding nuclear transport factor 2 family protein; translation: MTDVRTIVEQYIAVWNETDAGKRRALVADVFTAEAGYTDPLGAVTGHDGIDQFVAGAQQQFGGLTFSLPADPDAHHDLARFQWHLGTPGAEPVAIGFDVVELEDGKIAKVHGFLDKLPG
- a CDS encoding aldo/keto reductase, whose translation is MAVPPSLALSVGVRIPQLLFGVAGLSPAETGRAVRIALDTGYRGIDTAPGTETAVGAVLAAAEVPREDLFVSVHVPAQGYDTARRAADQALEALRLERADLCLLDGTQGAFTDTWRALSRLRADGRVRAVGVAGFGVSELSRLIDATGSVPVVNQVELHPWLQQLALREFHGERGIVTAAASPAANAALLSDETVTALAAKYGKTPAQIVLRWHLQNGTVAVAASATTTRIRENFGIFDFELADDDLAVVAELDNGTRV
- a CDS encoding NAD-dependent epimerase/dehydratase family protein, whose amino-acid sequence is MRVLVLGGDGYLGWPTALHLSDKGHEVAVLDNFARRGYDAELGVESLVPIESLADRIATWREVSGRAITSYEGDLLDAEFLFGAVRDFAPDAVVHYAEQRSAPYSMIDREHAVYTQHNNVVGTLNLLYAIAEIDPAIHLVKLGTMGEYGTPNIDIEEGWLELEHNGRSDRVLFPKRPGSFYHLTKVHDSHNIEFTCRAWGLRATDLNQGIVYGQQTPQTALDPKLATRFDYDAVFGTVLNRFVIQAVLGQPLTVYGKGAQTRGLIDIRDTVECIRLAVEHPAAPGEFRVFNQMTESMSVADIAELVADRFPGPVQIEQLENPRTEAPEHYYNVKHTGLVGLGLQPHLLSDTLIESMFDIVGANKHRVNPEKLRPTVRWRGALKA